The genomic region ATTAGCCGTAAGGTTTTAGGCATAAAGTCCACCATCTACAGGAACTCTCATGACAACAACAAAGATGTCGGCAACTACCCCCACCGAACGCGCCGAGCTGGCCAAACAGATCAAAGCACTTCGGCAGTCCGCGGGGATGTCAAAGAAGCTGCTGGCGCACGAAGCGCAGATTTCTCGGCAAACTCTCGACAACATCGAAAACGGCGTCACCTCACCGCAGGCCGGTGTCCTTGAGCGCATCCTCAACACGTTGGGTGTCAGCACGGAGACCATCGGCTTTGACAGCGAAACGGACCTCTGGCTCACCATGATTGGCACACTCATCGAGCAGCTCCCCACCGAAGTCCGCGCTCAGTCAATTGATCGCGTTGTCCGCTCGCTCGCGCACGACATCAAGAACGCATCTGTGAATGTCACACCCGTAGGCCAAGATGCTGTTGTAACGCCCCTCCACAGCCGAGTTGACGACTTCGAAGAAGCGAGCGACGACGAAGTGGCAGAGGCGCTCAGCCTGCCGTTTGCCGCGCTCAACCGAGACGGAATAATCAACGAACAGGAAGCATCCCCCGACGCTTAGGAGGCCACATGGTGCAGTACCTCAAAGAGGAGGCAAAACGATTACGCGTTCACGTGAAGGTAGCCAAACTGGCCATATCCTTGCGGGGATTCTATAGCCCGGCCAAAAACACCATTTACGTCAACCGCTCGCTCACCCAAGACCAACGACGTGAGGCGCTTGCCCACGAACTCGCGCACTGCTTTTACGGGCACGACTGCACGAGCGAGTTCAACGAGAGACAGGCCGATCATCGAGCTGCGCTGCTCCTCATCGACCCCGACCTCTACCGCCAAGCGGCGCTTCTCAATCCGCATCCAAATTTTGTCGCCATTGAACTGGGAGTCACGAGCCACATCGTGCAGGTCTGGCAGGAACACTGGCTGCCACAACTTGCCGCCAAACGACGGGAATTCGAAGACGTTGCCTAAACAAAAACCGCCAGGCCGTGCAATGCACGAACCTGGCGGTTGTCTGTCGGGGTAGCGGGATTTGAACCCACGACCTCTTCGTCCCGAACGAAGCGCGCTACCAAGCTGCGCCACACCCCGATTGGCCGGTTAGGCCTCTACTATTCTAGACCACATTCATCGTGGCAAAAAACCCGGCACGAACCGCGTCCACACAGAATCCACAGGATATCTGAGGCCAACATGGGATAATCGGTTAAATGATTGCCAATCCCCTCCTCGTCGCCTTCGACCTCGACGATACCCTCGCCCCGTCGAAATCGGCCGTTGATCCCAGCATCCTCGAGTTACTCAAGCGACTGCTTGACGACCACGAAGTCTGCGTTATCTCGGGCGGCAACTACCCCCAGTTTGAAAAGCAACTCGTCAACAGCCTCTCCGACATTGGTGACGACCGACTCGCTAAGCTCCACCTCATGCCAACCTGTGGCACCCAGTACTACCGCCGCGTCAATGGCGCTTGGACCCAGATCTACGAAGAAAAGCTTGACCAAAACGAAACCGCAGCGGCCGTTGCGGCAATCGAGGCAAGCGCCCGCGAGCTCGGACTGTGGGAAGAGCAAACCTGGGGCCCGGTCATTGAAGACCGCGGCTCACAGGTCACCTTCTCCGCTCTCGGACAGCAAGCCCCGGTCGACGAAAAGCATGCATGGGATGCCGATGGCGCCAAAAAGGCGCGCCTCCGCGATCACATCGCTGTGCAGCTCCCAAACCTTGAGGTTCGTTCGGGCGGTTCCACCTCAATCGACATCACCCGCAAAGGCATCGACAAGGCCTACGGGATGCGCAAGCTCGTTGAACACAGCGGCATCCAGCTCGCCGACATGTTCTTTGTAGGTGACCGCCTCGATGAGGGCGGCAACGACTACCCTGTGCTCGCCATGGGCGTCGCCTGCCACAAAGTTGATGGCTGGCAGGACACCGCAGCATTTCTCACCGAGTATCTCGGCCAGAAGACGAGCGCTTAGCCAACCCGTGGTGCAGGTTGCATAACCTGGGCCTACTCAGCGGATAGCTGGCCGCCGCTCTCCTGCAGGTAGCACTGCCCACACAGCGACTCGTATCCAACGTGGACTCCGTCGATTGCTACCTGGTCTCCGTCAAAGACAAAACGATCACCAACTCGGCGTCCGTTAAACACCGCGTTACGCCCGCAACGGCAAATCGTCTTCATTTCTTCAAGCGAATGAGCGATCTCAAGCAGCCGTTGGCTGCCGGGGAAGGCCTTCGTCTGAAAATCGGTTCGGATGCCGTAGGCAATAACCGGCACGTCATCAAGCACCGTGATCCGCAGTAGGTCATCAACCTGACGCGGAGTCAGAAACTGGGCCTCGTCAACAAGGAGGCATCGGATGTCTCGCTCGCCGAGGGATCGGACGGCCTCCCGGTGTCGGTCGACCTCAGCGCGGACATCCGTGGATTCTCCAACCAGAAAGTCAACAGGGCGGGCCACTCCAAGCCGAGACTGAATGCTCGCCGCAGCCTTCACGTCAACGGCCGGCTTCGCTAAAAGGACGCGGTGTCCACGCTCTTCGTAGTTATGGGCGGCTTGCAACAGGGCGGTGCTTTTGCCCGAGTTCATCGCTCCGTAGCGAAAGTAGAGCTTAGCCACAGCTCTGGTGCCTATACGTTAACGTGCAGCGCCTCGGCAGTTGCCTTCAGCGACTCAGCGGCGGCGGCTGGGGAAGCGGAAAGTTCGGTCCCGAAACTTGGAACCATCTCTGCGATGGGTTTGCGCCACTGTTCGAAGTGTTCTGGGAAGCATCGCTCCAGCACCTCAAACATGATGGGAGCAGCCGTTGAGGCTCCAGGTGAGGCACCAAGCAGTCCAGCGATGCTTCCATCGGCGGCCGTCACAACCTCGGTACCAAACTGCAAGACTCCGCCGCGCTTGGCGTCCTTCTTCATGACCTGCACACGCTGTCCCGCAGTAATAATGCGCCAGTCATCGTTCTTTGCCGTTGGCATAAATTCGCGGAGCGCGCGCATCTTCTTGTTGCGCCCAGCCAGCACCTCGCTAATGAGGTACTTGACGAGGTCAAAGTTGTCGCGGGCGACGGCAAGCATCGGTCCAAGGTTGTGGGTGCGAATCGAACCGGGAAGATCCCACCAGGAACCCTTTTTGAGGAACTTGGGGGTGAATCCGGCATACGGCCCGAACAGGAGGCTTGCCTGACCGTCAACGATGCGAGTATCGAGGTGCGGAACGGACATCGGCGGGGCACCAACAGCGGCCTTGCCGTACACCTTGGCTTGGTGCTGCGAGACGATCTCTGGGTTGTCGCAGCGGAGGAACTGCCCGCTGATTGGGAAGCCGCCAAAGCCCTTGATCTCGCGGATCTTGGACGACTGCAGAAGCGAAAGCGCGCCTCCACCAGCACCAACAAACACAAAACGTGCATTCACGGTCTCAACCGTGCGTCCGACGTCGTTGCGGATGCGAAGGTTCCAGGTCTTATCGGCTGCGCGAGTGATTTTCTTCACGGTGTGCTCGGTGCGAAGCGATGCTCCTGATGCCGTGAGCGCGTCGAACATTTGGTGGGTGAGCGCCCCAAAATCAACGTCGGTTCCCGCCGGGATGCGTGTGGCAGCAATGGGCGTGCCTTTTTCTCGTCGATCGATGAGGAGCGGTGTCCATTCAGCGATCTTCCATGGGTCTTCGGTGTATTCCATGCCGGCGAAGAGCGGGAGGTCTTTGAGGGCTTCGTAGCGCAGCTTGAGGTAGTCAACGTTGCTCTGACCCTGAACAAAGGTCATATGTGGTGCCGCGTTGATGAAGGTGTTTGGCTCGTCGAGCACACCCTTCTCAACGAGGTGCGCCCAGAGCTGGCGGCTGATTTGGAACTGTTCGTTGATGCTGACGGCTTTGGCAGGGTCAACACTTCCGTCAGCTGCCTGTGGCATGTAGTTGAGCTCGCACAGGGCAGCGTGTCCGGTGCCTGCGTTGTTCCAGGCGTTGGTGCTTTCTTGCGCGACTTCGCCAAGTTTTTCGTAGACGCGAATGGTCCAGTCTGGCTGTAGCTGTTGGATAAGGGTCCCGAGGGTAGCGCTCATGATGCCGCCACCGATGAGGACTACATCAACCGTCTTTGCTGTGCTCACCCAACCAGTTTAGCCCTGAAGTTGAGCGCTCCTGACCGCCCGAGCACCGGTTGCTTGCGTTTGGGATTATTTGCGTGTGATTGTTGTCCGCATTGCGGCTATTTTGGCGTCTGCGAGGGTGCCGGAGGATGCGTCGATGAGCGTCCCAAACCCGAGACGCTTTGCCTCGTTTGCCCGCTGCTTATCAGCGGGGACGGCACGAATCTCGCCAGCGAGGCTAATTTCGCCGTAGGCGACGAGACCGTGGTCGTACGCTTTATCGTTGGCCGCCGAGGCAAGGGCGAGCGCGATCGCGAGGTCTGCGGCCGGTTCGATGAGCCGCACCCCGCCAACGGTGGAGACATATACGTCTTTGCTGCCAAGCGCCACGTTTGCGCGGCGTTCGAGGACCGCAAGGATCATGGCGACTCGCGCTGAGTCAACGCCACTCGTGACGCGACGCGGATTGGGTGTCGAGGATTCTACGATGAGCGCCTGGACCTCAACAGGAAGCGCACGTCGCCCTTCCATTGCCACCGTGATGCAGGTGCCGCTCACGGGGACTTCGGAGCGACTGAGGAAGAGACCGCTTGGGTCAGCGACCTCGGCGATGCCGTCGCCGGTCATCTCGAAGCATCCGACCTCGTCGGTTGGGCCAAACCGGTTTTTGAGGGCACGGATGAACCTCAGTGCGGAGCGACGGTCACCCTCGAAGTGGCACACCACGTCGACAAGGTGCTCAAGCACTCGCGGGCCAGCGATAGAGCCGTCTTTAGTGACGTGGCCTACAAGGATGACGGGAAGGTCTCGCTGTTTGGCGAGGCGGATCAGCGTGCTCGCGACTTCACGCACTTGGCTTGGCCCGCCAGCAATGCCTTCTACGGCCTCGCTCGCGATGGTCTGCACGGAGTCAGCAATAAGTAAGGATGGCTCAATAGCGTCACACTGGCCGAGGATGCTCGCGAGGTCGGTCTCAGCGGCAAGAAAAAGGTTGTCGCTCATGGCGCCGGTGCGCTCCGCTCGGATGCGCACCTGGGCGACAGACTCCTCTGCGCTGACGTAGAGCACTCGCTTGCCTGACTTGGCGATGCGCGCCGCTACCTCAAGCAGCAGGGTTGACTTGCCAACGCCTGGTTCGCCGGAGAGCAGCATGGCGGCACCGGGAACGATGCCGCCACCGAGCACACGGTCGAATTCGGCGACACCGCTGGTCGAGCGCACGGCGGCAACAGTTGACACCTGCGTAATGGGTTGAGCCCGCGTGCGGTCGGTAGGTGCGATGGGAGCGACCGTGCGGCGGAGGCCCGTGCGTTCGGCGGCATCCACAACCGTGCCCCACTGCTGGCACTCGCCGCAGCGTCCGACCCATTTGGCGGCCTGCCAGCCGCATTCGGTGCATCGGAATTGAGTGGTAACTTTTGCCATGCTGCGAGCCTAACCGGCACCACCGACACGGGCGGATGGGCGGGCCGAAGCCGAACGATTTTGGAGCATCCGGAGCCGAACATCGGGCCTCGGCCAAAAAACTTTCGTCTCGATTGGCGCTCAGGGGCGCTTTCGCATAAACTCATTCGCGGTGACGTGTCCGAGCGGCCGAAGGTGCAACACTCGAAATGTTGTGTAGGTTCAAAGCCTACCGTGGGTTCAAATCCCACCGTCACCGCCACCACGAAGGCCCCGAGTTCCCTGAGAAATCAAGGGAGCTGGGGCCTTTGTCATTCCATTTGTGTCACGATCACACGACGTAGTTCGAGACCATTTTCCGCTATCAAGCGCACGCCGGCATTCCTCGATATTTCCTCGAGTTTAAGCCCCAGCTGGGTATCGATGAAGCGAGATAACGACTTCTCGAACAGGCAACAAATACCCAACACCCTGCGTCAAGTAGCTAGCGGTTTGAAACCGGGCGAGATGTTCTTCATTGGACGAAATAATCCTTTAGAAGGGAACAACCATTCGTGAGCATGTTCCCCTTCGTTGACAACCATCATGACACCTTCACTATCAAAGAGATTTCATGTGCGCGACATATTTTTGGTAGGTGGGTGTCTTGTTCTGATGGCGGGTCATTCATCCCCCTCCCCCATGCGCCGTCCCTACGGCGCGACCCGCCAACTCGCATTGCACGGCAATGTTTGAGGACGGGGCGACCATCCCGCAGTACCCCCCTCTTTCCGGCTGGTCGCCCCATTTCAGAACTATGAGGCCTAAGAGTAAGGGACACAAAGGCGATTGAGATTACTTTGAGCGGCGCCAACCAAGACCTATACGAAGCTCACCCCGCACGGAGCAACTATTCACACCGACGGTTTGCGGCTTGAAACCTCAGACCGGCTCATGATCCACAATCTGACCGGGAGCCAATATCCAAAACAATCGATCGTAGT from Lysinibacter cavernae harbors:
- a CDS encoding helix-turn-helix domain-containing protein; amino-acid sequence: MTTTKMSATTPTERAELAKQIKALRQSAGMSKKLLAHEAQISRQTLDNIENGVTSPQAGVLERILNTLGVSTETIGFDSETDLWLTMIGTLIEQLPTEVRAQSIDRVVRSLAHDIKNASVNVTPVGQDAVVTPLHSRVDDFEEASDDEVAEALSLPFAALNRDGIINEQEASPDA
- a CDS encoding ImmA/IrrE family metallo-endopeptidase, which produces MVQYLKEEAKRLRVHVKVAKLAISLRGFYSPAKNTIYVNRSLTQDQRREALAHELAHCFYGHDCTSEFNERQADHRAALLLIDPDLYRQAALLNPHPNFVAIELGVTSHIVQVWQEHWLPQLAAKRREFEDVA
- a CDS encoding HAD-IIB family hydrolase encodes the protein MIANPLLVAFDLDDTLAPSKSAVDPSILELLKRLLDDHEVCVISGGNYPQFEKQLVNSLSDIGDDRLAKLHLMPTCGTQYYRRVNGAWTQIYEEKLDQNETAAAVAAIEASARELGLWEEQTWGPVIEDRGSQVTFSALGQQAPVDEKHAWDADGAKKARLRDHIAVQLPNLEVRSGGSTSIDITRKGIDKAYGMRKLVEHSGIQLADMFFVGDRLDEGGNDYPVLAMGVACHKVDGWQDTAAFLTEYLGQKTSA
- a CDS encoding thymidine kinase, encoding MAKLYFRYGAMNSGKSTALLQAAHNYEERGHRVLLAKPAVDVKAAASIQSRLGVARPVDFLVGESTDVRAEVDRHREAVRSLGERDIRCLLVDEAQFLTPRQVDDLLRITVLDDVPVIAYGIRTDFQTKAFPGSQRLLEIAHSLEEMKTICRCGRNAVFNGRRVGDRFVFDGDQVAIDGVHVGYESLCGQCYLQESGGQLSAE
- a CDS encoding malate:quinone oxidoreductase, with the protein product MSATLGTLIQQLQPDWTIRVYEKLGEVAQESTNAWNNAGTGHAALCELNYMPQAADGSVDPAKAVSINEQFQISRQLWAHLVEKGVLDEPNTFINAAPHMTFVQGQSNVDYLKLRYEALKDLPLFAGMEYTEDPWKIAEWTPLLIDRREKGTPIAATRIPAGTDVDFGALTHQMFDALTASGASLRTEHTVKKITRAADKTWNLRIRNDVGRTVETVNARFVFVGAGGGALSLLQSSKIREIKGFGGFPISGQFLRCDNPEIVSQHQAKVYGKAAVGAPPMSVPHLDTRIVDGQASLLFGPYAGFTPKFLKKGSWWDLPGSIRTHNLGPMLAVARDNFDLVKYLISEVLAGRNKKMRALREFMPTAKNDDWRIITAGQRVQVMKKDAKRGGVLQFGTEVVTAADGSIAGLLGASPGASTAAPIMFEVLERCFPEHFEQWRKPIAEMVPSFGTELSASPAAAAESLKATAEALHVNV
- the radA gene encoding DNA repair protein RadA, with protein sequence MAKVTTQFRCTECGWQAAKWVGRCGECQQWGTVVDAAERTGLRRTVAPIAPTDRTRAQPITQVSTVAAVRSTSGVAEFDRVLGGGIVPGAAMLLSGEPGVGKSTLLLEVAARIAKSGKRVLYVSAEESVAQVRIRAERTGAMSDNLFLAAETDLASILGQCDAIEPSLLIADSVQTIASEAVEGIAGGPSQVREVASTLIRLAKQRDLPVILVGHVTKDGSIAGPRVLEHLVDVVCHFEGDRRSALRFIRALKNRFGPTDEVGCFEMTGDGIAEVADPSGLFLSRSEVPVSGTCITVAMEGRRALPVEVQALIVESSTPNPRRVTSGVDSARVAMILAVLERRANVALGSKDVYVSTVGGVRLIEPAADLAIALALASAANDKAYDHGLVAYGEISLAGEIRAVPADKQRANEAKRLGFGTLIDASSGTLADAKIAAMRTTITRK